In Gossypium hirsutum isolate 1008001.06 chromosome D06, Gossypium_hirsutum_v2.1, whole genome shotgun sequence, one genomic interval encodes:
- the LOC107962367 gene encoding WEB family protein At2g40480 gives MATLPQDSSMEGVPGTPGIREVRPESSSEDFKFCTVSSRDSNPGIRRVGLRAEIDTSPPFESVKEAVTRFGGSGPWVPLYKFGEAYHGIEEFDIKKVEEQAAELEKDLIVKELETLDVLEELGTTKRIVEDLKKQLKDEALKCMTKTPHLNPDAHMSTVNNEHHEHVRIGSSRPYHRRRPVSSPDSVLMELKQAKLNLGETINDLGNIVDPSTTTEGPRAVSVLETTGEMRWFAAKKMEEAAMAAEALALVELNALAGTKGSSGFSFPEPESKPEQSPRTPKVLQKAAEEVSNREMIHSMHEFDEANNISQLTILRKLEEASNAMKKSKQALEEALKSVEIANKKQLDAEESLRKWNKQVVYNGSNINNLQRPPLKDVMMNKQNPKPVPRPTVSMRDMLKKANEGQTERQKVALSQMLDELKQDLRFHPKTAAGDHDKKHHGDDHRKQVFTQRRRFGFIHISLPLSKQSKKKPQALNTM, from the exons ATGGCAACATTACCTCAAGACTCCTCCATGGAAGGTGTTCCGGGTACACCTGGAATCCGGGAGGTGAGGCCCGAGTCTAGCTCCGAGGATTTCAAGTTTTGCACTGTCTCGAGTAGGGACTCAAACCCTGGAATTCGGAGGGTGGGTTTGCGAGCTGAGATCGATACATCACCGCCTTTCGAGTCTGTTAAGGAGGCTGTGACCCGGTTCGGTGGCAGCGGACCTTGGGTGCCATTGTACAAGTTTGGAGAGGCTTAT CATGGAATTGAAGAATTTGACATAAAGAAAGTTGAAGAACAAGCAGCAGAGTTGGAGAAAGATTTGATAGTGAAAGAATTGGAGACCCTTGATGTGCTTGAAGAATTAGGGACTACAAAAAGGATTGTGGAAGATTTAAAGAAACAACTCAAAGATGAAGCTTTGAAATGCATGACCAAAACTCCACACTTGAATCCAGATGCACACATGAGCACTGTGAACAATGAACATCATGAACATGTCAGAATCGGGAGTTCGAGACCTTACCACCGTCGCCGCCCTGTTTCGTCTCCAGATTCGGTCTTGATGGAATTGAAGCAGGCAAAGTTGAACCTTGGTGAAACTATCAATGATCTTGGGAATATTGTTGATCCTTCAACAACAACTGAAGGTCCAAGAGCAGTGTCAGTGCTTGAAACAACTGGTGAAATGAGGTGGTTTGCAGCTAAGAAAATGGAGGAAGCAGCCATGGCAGCTGAGGCTCTTGCACTTGTTGAACTCAATGCACTTGCTGGAACAAAGGGTTCGTCCGGATTTTCCTTCCCGGAGCCGGAGTCGAAGCCGGAACAATCTCCTCGAACTCCGAAAGTACTACAAAAGGCAGCAGAAGAGGTTTCTAACAGGGAAATGATTCATTCAATGCATGAATTTGATGAAGCAAACAATATTTCTCAACTTACAATCTTGAGAAAGCTTGAAGAAGCTTCAAATGCAATGAAAAAAAGTAAACAAGCATTGGAAGAGGCTCTAAAAAGTGTTGAAATCGCAAACAAGAAGCAGCTGGATGCTGAAGAATCTCTCAGGAAATGGAACAAACAGGTGGTCTACAATGGTTCAAATATCAACAATCTTCAAAGACCTCCATTAAAGGATGTGATGATGAACAAGCAAAACCCAAAGCCTGTTCCAAGGCCAACAGTGTCAATGAGGGATATGTTGAAAAAGGCTAATGAAGGCCAAACTGAAAGACAAAAAGTAGCTTTGAGCCAAATGCTAGATGAACTAAAGCAAGATTTGAGATTTCACCCAAAAACAGCAGCTGGTGATCATGATAAAAAACATCATGGTGATGATCATCGAAAACAGGTGTTCACACAAAGGAGAAGATTTGGGTTCATCCACATATCACTCCCATTATCAAAGCAAAGCAAAAAGAAACCACAAGCTTTGAACACAATGTGA